A part of Palaemon carinicauda isolate YSFRI2023 chromosome 8, ASM3689809v2, whole genome shotgun sequence genomic DNA contains:
- the LOC137645254 gene encoding uncharacterized protein — MEKIALRGYLTSKPVNKYETVSVSIPYKGRLIIMDCIVVDEVPEYTKKFNVKRNLKTLCKTKICLADKDFDLPVDKQAPIDMLVGVDNVYNILHPGFRKTGKLILLPTIFGYVVTGSCNAPPMQETQVTVLKLATNEEIIEATHKFDSDIRNDLDILWNLDKVGIDCNKLKEHDRKVLEDFESTIVYSVMALPWKSNKPRLPFNFGMALGWVKQQCAMFQKDEAYLNHYQKILKDQEDRGFIERVDKNNVVENCHYQAHHSVQKDSATTPIRIVFDSSWRQGKNGLSLNDCLWTGPHITADLFKVLLQFRTNNYACISDIEKAFLMVQLREEDRNYTRFL; from the coding sequence ATGGAAAAAATTGCCTTAAGGGGTTATTTGACAAGTAAACCTGTGAACAAGTATGAGACGGTGAGTGTTTCCATACCTTATAAGGGTAGATTGATTATTATGGATTGTATTGTGGTAGATGAGGTACCAGAATATACTAAGAAATTCAACGTTAAAAGAAATTTGAAAACGTTGtgtaaaaccaaaatttgtctgGCAGACAAAGATTTCGATCTGCCTGTGGACAAGCAAGCACCCATTGATATGTTGGTAGGTGTTGATAATGTCTATAACATATTACACCCCGGATTCAGAAAAACTGGGAAATTGATATTGTTACCTACCATATTTGGATATGTTGTGACAGGGTCCTGTAATGCCCCTCCAATGCAGGAAACCCAGGTAACTGTGTTAAAGCTAGCAACTAACGAGGAaataattgaagctactcataaattTGATAGTGACATAAGgaatgatttggatattttgtggaatttagatAAAGTAGGTATTGACTGCAATAAATTGAAAGAACATGATCGAAAGGTTCTAGAAGACTTTGAAAGTACCATTGTATATTCTGTAATGGCCTTACCATGGAAGTCTAATAAGCCAAGGCTTCCATTCAATTTTGGCATGGCGTTGGGCTGGGTTAAACAACAATGTGCAATGTTTCAGAAAGATGAAGCCTACCTGAACCACTATCAAAAAATCCTGAAGGATCAGGAGGATAGGGGGTTCATTGAAAGGGTAGATAAAAACAATGTGGTTGAAAATTGTCATTATCAAGCACATCATAGTGTACAGAAAGATAGTGCCACCACTCCAATCAGAATAGTTTTTGACAGTTCCTggagacaaggtaaaaatggattgagcCTTAACGACTGTCTGTGGACTGGACCACATATTACGGCAGATTTGTTCAAAGTCTTATTGCAGTTCAGGACTAACAACTATGCCTGTATTAGTGATATAGAAAAAGCGTTTCTTATGGTGCAATTGAGAGAAGAAGACCGCAATTACACACGGTTTTTGTGA